The following nucleotide sequence is from Myxococcales bacterium.
GATACGTCCCGTCCAGCATCGAACGCTGCAGGTAGTCGTCCGCGAGCATTCCGGTGTGCAGCCCCGGCGCGTGGATGAAGAGGGCGACGGCGATCACCACCACGAGCCCGAGCTGGGCAGGCAGAGGAAACACCGGCGTGGGATGACGATCGTGGCTGTGCATGGTCGGCTCGGGCCGCCGGCTTCAGGGTGAGGTTTTCCGAGCGGCCACCGCCTGACCGCCCTCCCGTGGATCGGCGTAGCCGTAGGCGAGCCCGCCGACGATTGCGAGGTTGTTGGCGTCGCCCATGGGCAGAGTCTTCTTGCTCAGGCTGTGCCCCATGCGTTTCAGAGCTTCGAGCGTGCTCTTCGCGGGTGGGCGAGCGCGCTCGATGCGGAACTCGTCGGGCAAGAAGTTGTGGTGCAGGCGGCCGGCGTCCACGGCCGCGTCGAGTGGCATGCCGTGGTCGACCAGGTGTCGGAAGACCTGTGCCACCGTGCTCGGGATCGTGTCGCCACCGGGCGAGCCCAGCACCAGGAGCAGCTCCCCGTCGCGAGTGACGAGCGTGGGCGCCATGCTGCTGACGGTGCGGTGCCCACCGACGGGCTGGTTCTCCCCGACGTTCGAGAACGAAGCCACCGAGTTGTTGAGCACGACGCCGGTGCCGGGCACGACGAGCTTCGAGCCAAACCCCGCCGACAGGGTGGTGGTGCAGCTGACCGCCAGACCGTCGGCGTCGACCACGGAAAAGTGTGTGGTGTGTTCGGGCTCCTCGCTTGCCCCATTGGGGAGCGCACGCACCTTGTCGGTTGGGGTTGCGTGCTCGGCGTCGATGGGTACGCGCTGAAGCAGCGAGTACACGTCGCGAAACCCCGCGAGCTTGCGGGCGAGCACGCCCGGCGCAATCGAGTCCGGATCGACGACGCCGTAGCGTCGATCGGCCTGCGCTCGGCGTGAGGCCTCGAGGAACAAGTGTGCGTCGGCGGCCGAGCCCATCGGATTCTTGTATGCGCTCTCTCGCTCCAACATGAGCAGGGTCTCGAGCAGCGCGACGCCGCCGGCCGACGGAGGCGGCATGGTCTCGACGCTGAGACCGCGGTAGCTGAGCTCGAGCGGGGGACGCAGCTTCGCGCGGTACGCGGCGAGGTCTTCGGTGCCGAGGGTGCCGCCCGCTTTGGCGAGGGTGTCCGCGATGGCCCTCGCGGTCTCCCCTTCGTAGAACCCGGCGGCGCCGTGTTCGGCAATGCGCCCGAGCACCGTCGCGAGCTGCTTGCGAACCCACAGGTCCTTCTCCTGGCGCGGTTTGCCCGCGTTGCCGAACTCCGCCCTGGCGGCAGCGTCACGGCTCAGTGCCCTCCAGTTCCAGGCAATGGTCTGCGCTTCGCGGGAGCGGATGCGGTGCCCGCGTTCCGCCAGGCGTCTTGCCGGCTCGACGCATTGTCTCCAAGCCAGCTTGCCCAGCCGCTCGTGGGCGAGCGCGAGCCCGCGCACGGTTCCCGGCACACCCACGGACCCTGGTCCGATGCCGCCGCCGGCGATCATCTTTTGGAACGCGGCGCGCGGCAGCTCGCGCGGTGCGGTCTCGCGGAAATCGATGGCCGTCGTTGGGCCCGCCTTGGGGCGGATCAACATGAAGCCGCCGCCGCCGAGGTTCCCTGCGCTCGGGTGGGTGACGGCGAGCACGAAGGCCACGGCGACGGCGGCGTCCACTGCGTTGCCACCGGCCTCGAGCACTCGAGCCCCGAGCCGCGAGGCCTCGGGGTCCACGCTGACCACCAGCCCTGTCGCGCTCTTGGTCGTCTTTTTTCCGCCGGGGACCAGAACCGGGGGTGGGCCTGGATCGACCGGGGGCGGGGTGGGGCGTTCGTCCGGCGCGGGCGCCGCGGCGGATGCACTGGCTACCGGTGCCGAGCTCGGCGCCACCAGCGGAGCCCGGGGTGGAGCGCTCTCGGCAGCTTCGCCAGGCGCACCTCTGGGGCTCGGTGTGCAAGCGAGCGTCGTCACGCCGAGCGCGGTGAGCAGCAGCAGCCGCGCGCTCATCGTTTGCCCGTTGCCTTGCTGAGCTGGAGCAGGCGCACCATGTGCTGTTCCGATGGCAGCACTGCGGGCGGGCGCGACGGCAGCGCGTGCCCCCCGCGCGCGAGGCGCTCGACGTAGAGCTGGTAGCGCAGGTGTGCGCCGGTGAGTTTGATCGCAACCAGGGCGGGCAACACTCCGAGTCCGCACAGCATCGAGCCCAGAATGAGCAGCGCCAGCGTGACCGGAACGTAGAGCAGGTAGGTCGTGAAGGTCTTTTTTCGAAGCGAGCGCGATTCCCTCCACGCTTCGCCCAGCGCGACCGCGTCCGCGAGCTTCTCACCCAGCTCCGCGCGCGTGAGCAACGAATTGAAAACGACGGTCACCAAGCCCAGGACGGCGACGACCAACAGCAGTGAAGCGGTCAACACCGCCAGGGGAACGACCAGCGAGCCTGCCACCAGTCCCGCCGCGAGCAGGCTGGCGTTGAGGATGCCGAGCAGGAGCAGCCCGACAGCCCACAGCACCCCCACGCCGAAGAGCTCGATGAACGCCGCCGCCCGCCCCCGGCGGGCGTAGTGGAGAAAGTCCCGGAGCCTCAGGCGCGGCACCGGATCGGGGTGATTGGCCAGGAGCCGGTGTTGAGCCTCCGAGGCCCAACCCGAAATGGCGAGCCAGCCCACGACCGGAACCAACAACCAGAGGCCGCCCACCCACAGACTCAGCTTGTCGTCGAACGCAAAGCTGAGGGCCTCGCTCACCTTTGCGGGGCGCGCCTCGGCGGGACCCGGTGCGAGTTTGTCGGGCACACCGAGGGGAGCCAGTCCGAGCAGCTCTTCATCCGGCGGCACCGAGTCGGGCACGATCAGTATCCGGGCGCGCGGGCTTCGGAAGGAAGCTGCTGCGGCGCCTTGAGAGTGATCTCTTCACCACCCCGGTTCAGGTAGTCCCGATAGACCTGGTAGCGCAGGTGGAGAGCGGCGATCTGAATCACCACGATTGCGGGATACAGGCCCAGGTAACAGAGCAGGATCCCGATCAGCACCATGCCGAAGGCGATGAAACCGAAGGTGATGTTCTTCACGATCACCGTGCCAAAGGTGATCCGGGAGTAGCTCAGGATCTTGCCGAGTTTGAGCGCTTCACTGAAATCCTCCGTCAGCTCTGCGCGGGTGTGGGCGGCGTTGACCACGACGTTGAGCGCGAACAGGCCGAGCAGTCCGAACAGCCCGACCACCAAGCCGACCAGGATGGCCACGATCGGCTCGCCCGTCGCGGCGATGCTCACATACACCGCTGCCCCCGCCGCACCCATGATCACGTACGCGATCAACAGCACGGGCATCGTGATGATCAGCGAGACCAGGAACACTGTCAGGCCGCGCTTGATGTATTCACCGAAGTCGCTGAAGTCGATCTTGGGGAGTGGGTTCGGGTGGCGCCGGATGAGTCGCTGGTGGCACTCACACATCCAACCCGAGAGGGCGATCGGGCCGACGATGGGGATGACCATGAAGACGATGCCGAGTAGCAGGTTGTTCTTCAGGTTCGGATCCGCAAACACGGCCTTCACTGCCCGGATCGCGCTGACGCCGTCGCCCTCGTCGGGGTAGGGGGACGCGAACTGGGCCGGGACGGCGTTCGGCACTTGGGGTTGCCAGGGGGGCTGCATTCTGGCGGGCAGGGTAGCCTGCTTTGGGCAGCGGGCGGAAGTTGACGCCGAGACGCGGGCTTGGCGCTTGGGCTACGGTCGCGAGCCATGTCGGAACGCGCCTTCGAACCCCTGAACCTCGCGGTGCTCACGGTGAGCGACACCCGCACGCTCGAGACGGACACGAGCGGCGCCCTCGTCGTCAGTGAGCTCGGCGCCGCTGGCCACGTCATCGTCGAACGCCGGATCGTGCCGGACGACCTGAGCGGACTGACCGCGGCGTTTGCCGCCTTCATCGACGACCCGAACGTCGACGTCGTGATCGCCACCGGTGGCACGGGCATCACCGCCCGCGACGTGACGCCGGACGCGCTGGCGCCGCTGGTCACGAAGGCACTGCCGGGTTTTGGTGAGCTGTTCCGCTGGCTGTCCTACGCCGAGATCGGCGCCGCCACGATCCAGTCTCGCGCCGAGGCCGCGCTGTGCAAGACCACCCTCGTCTTCATGCTGCCCGGCTCGACCGGAGCGTGTCGCCTCGCGCTCGAAAAGATCCTGGTGCCGCAGCTCGATGCGCGCACTCGGCCGTGCAACTTCGCCGAGCTCATGCCGCGCGTTCGTGACCCGTCGCTGTAGCGAGACGGGCCCCGCTCAACTGGACGGGTCGACGGGCCAGATGTCGGCGTCTTCGGCGGCGAAGCGCGCGATGTCGCCCACCGCCGTCGCGACCACGGGCACACCCAGCGCGCGCGCCTCCCGGAGCACGCTGGGGGCGCCCTCCGCGCGCGACGCCGAGAGCAGCACATCGGCGGCGGCGATCCAGGTCAAGGCGAGATCCCGGGGGACCAACCCCAGAAACCGGACTCCCGGGAACGAACGGCGCAGACCCTCGAGCTCGGGGCCGTCCCCGAGCACCACGACGCGTGCGTCCGGGATCAGCTCTGCCGCGCTGACGGCAACAGCCACGCGTTTGTCGGGTATCAGCCGTCCTGCGATCACCACCCAGCGCGGGGCGTCGTCGAGGCCGAGCCGCCGCCTGGCTTCGGCCCGTTCTGGTACTCGCGAGAGGTCGATGGCGGCGGGCTCGACCACGAGGTGCTTGGCAACGCGCGGGTCGAAGCTGCGGAGCAGTGAGGCGAGCTCGTGGGAAACTGCGCGAAAGTGCGCGCCGCGTCCGAGCAGTGCGCTGAGGATGCGCGCGCGCAGGCGTCGCGGCAGTCTTCCGAGCAGTCGCACGTCACTGCCGTGCGCGACCACCTCGAGCGGGCGCGAGCTGCCGATGCCAATCGGCCATGCGCCGGGCAGGATGAAGTGTGCGATCACCCGGTCGTGCGGCAGCGCCGCGAGCGCACGCCGCGCGCCGAGCACGAAGCCGAGCACGCCGATCGCCCGCGCCGGACGCTCTCGCAATCGAGCCAGTGCGCCGGGCCAGCCAAAGGCACCTCCGTCCGCGATGCCAATGACGAGCTGGCCGTCGATGGTGCGCTCGCGACCCGGTGCGATCACGTGCACTCGGGCGCCGCGCTCCACGAGGCGCCGCACTTCGGCCGCAACGAAGTGCCCCGACGGGTCGCCTGCGTGGGCAGGAAACGACGTCGTGACGACGACGATGCGCTCGTGGCTCACGAACGTGGCAGCTCTCCGAGGGCCTCGAGGCCCTCCGCACCCTTCTCTTTCAAAAGTGCACCGAGCTGCCTCAGATAGCGGAAGGAGTAGATCCCGCCGTCGTGCCCATCGCCCCAGCGCAGGGAGAGGGCGTAGTTGCCCACCTGCCCGATGTCCCGGAGCTCGAGATTTCCGCCCTCCACGAAGTGGATCGCCCCGCCGTGCCCCTGGCAACCCGCGCACGGACAGAAACCTCTAAGGATTCTGTGCGGATAGCGGTGGGTCTCGCCGTCCGCCCAGCTGACTTCGAAGACCGTGGCGCCGTGGGGTGCCTTGACTGCGGTGGGGGTCAGGCTTGGTTCAGTCGGCATCGCGCTTGAAAATCCTCCATTGGTCTGCCATATCCCGCCCTCCCGTGACTAATCCCAGCGAAGCAGTTCAGTGCAGGCCTCTCGAGGTCATTGTTGGCGACAAAGGCATCGAGCGAGCCATCAAGCATCTCAAGCGCAAGATGGCTGCCGAAGGCATTCTTCGAGAGCTCAAGCGCCGTCGCCACTACATGAAGCCGTCGGTGAAGCGACGCAAGAAGATGAGTGAGGCCGCCCGCCGCCGGCGCAAGCGCCTGCGTACGGACGATCGGATCTAGGCTCGAACGGTGGCCGAGACCCGGCGTGGTCCGTCCACTCTGAGCGTCCACGCTGGTGAGCAGCGCGACGCGAGCCAAGCGCTCGAAGCACCCTTGGTGCTCTCGAGCGCTTTTGCGTTCGACTCGGCGGAGGAAGCCGCGGGCGCTTTCCGCGGCGAGAACGACGCTTACATCTACGGGCGCTGGGGCAACCCCACCGTCGAGCAGCTGGAGGCTAAGGTCGCCGCGCTCGAGGGCGGCGAGAGCGCGGTCGCAACGGCCAGTGGCATGGCAGCGGTGACGGGGGCGCTGCTCGGGACCCTGCGGGCCGGGGACCAGATCGTCGCGCCGCTGGCATTCTACGGCGAGAGTGCGCGCCTGATGCGAGAGCGCCTGCCGGCGTTCGGCATCGAGACGAGCTTCGTGCAAGCGGGTTCGGTGGAGGCGTACGTCGCCGCTACGGCGCCCCAAACTCGCGTGTACTACGCCGAGACCCCTGCCAATCCGACCCTCGGCATCACGGATCTCGAGGCCCTCGCTGCGGCGGCTCACAGCCGCGGCATCACGCTGATCGTCGACAATACGTTCGCGACTCCGTACTGCCAGCAGCCGCTCCGCTTTGGGGCGGATCTGGTCGTTCATTCGTTGACCAAGGCCCTCGGAGGTCACGGGGACGCCATCGGTGGAGTCGTGGTTGGCTCCCGGGAAAAGACGGAGCCGGTGCGGGACCTGATCGTCAAGGGTCTCGGCGGCGTGCTCGCACCGTTCAACGCGTTCCTGATTTCCCGCGGTATGCGTACGCTGGCACTGCGGCAAGAACGGGCGTGCCGCTCAGCGGAGATCCTGGCGGAGCGCCTGACGCGGCATGCCGCTGTCGAACGGGTCTTTTTTCCGGGGCTCCCGGATCACCCGGGGCATGCGGTGGCGGCCCGGCAAATGCGGGCCTTCGGTGCGCTGCTGTCGTTCGAGCTCCGGGGTGGCGTGGCCGCCGGGGCCGCGCTGCTCGATCGGGTGCGGCTGATCAGCCACGCGGTGAGCCTGGGTGACGTGCGCTCCCTGATCACCCATCCCGCCTCCACCACGGCCTCGACGATGCCCAGCGAGCTGCGCGCGCGCGCCGGCATTGGCGATGGGCTGGTGAGACTGAGTGTAGGGATCGAGGACGCCGAAGATCTGTGGGCGGATCTGGTCGCCGCCCTGTAGGGGAAACAGCGCGACATTCTGGGCCAATCCGCGCCGACTGCCTTAGCGTCCGGCCCGAAGATGCCGCTCCCCGCTTCGCGCCCCAACTTCCGCGCCGTGCCGGGAAATGTTCAACGCTCGCGGACCGAGCCGCCGAGCTCTCCGTTCATCAGCCCGCCGCCGAAATCGCTGCCGCGCAACGTGATGGTGACACGGGGATCGACGCCCGCGGCCGCAGGACCGCGATCGGAAGCGAGCCCCGAACCGAAGAGCGAGTCGTCGGGTCCCATCATCCGACTGCGCACGGTGCTGATCGTCGGTTGCATCGCGGGCGCTCTGTGGCTCCTGCACCCCCGCGCCCTCGCGGCGTGGAAGCTGAACGCCGCGGCGGTCAACCTCGCCAACTACGGCCTGTGCATGGTCGGCCCCACCGGGCCGTCGCTGCTCCGGGACAACTCCCGCGAGTTCAGCGTGCTCTTGCGCCGGCGGCTGGTGAGCGCAGAGGCGGGGGAGCGGCCGTTTCAGGATTGCGCCAAGCTAGCGCGAGATCTGACGGAGTCGGCGGCGGCGGAGCGAGCGCACCGGCAGCCTGCCTGGGCCTTCGCCGAATACGGGGGCTCGGGCCCGACCGAGGTCTCGATCACCGAGCTTGGTGTGACCGGGCATCGGCTCGCCGAGCTCGCGCGTCGGTCGTGGCCGTTCATCCGCGGCGGTTACGTCAAGCTGGTCAAGCCGAGCATCAGCGCCCGCGAGGCGGTGCATCCCATCGAGACGAGCAAACCCGTCGTGGGCCGCGGCCTGCCCGCCGCTCGCGCTGGCTATCGCTCGGTCGGAGTCGTCGACGGGGTGCTGACCGCCGCCTTTGGGCGCGCGGTGAACCAGAGCGTGCACCAGAGCGTCGACGGTGGCATCAGCTGGCGCGGCGCCCCGGTGCGCGTGGCCTCGAGCTTTGCCGAGCGCTGCGCCGCCGGCCCACACTGGTTCACCTTCGGGCTCGGTGAAGACGTGTCGCGCATGATGGTCTCGTCGGAGGGTACCGATGGCCCGCCGCAGCGCGCGGATCTCGCGCCGGCAGACGCGGAGCTGGTCTCGCTCAGCTGCGACGACAAAGCGCTCGTGGCCGCCTACAAACGCGAGACCGACAAGGAAGTCAGCCTGGTGGCGTGTGCGTTCCGAGGGCGTTGCGCCCCGCTCCCTCTCCCACGGTTTCCGGGCGTGAACGTCGCGCCGGGCCCGGAGCTCGATCTCGCGCGGGTCGAGGGCACCACGATCGTGTCAGTGCCCATGCAAGGCATCGTGCGCGTGGCGTCGACCCGCGACGACGGGCGGACCTGGACACCTTTCACGGTCGCCTACGACGACGCGGCTCACTCGGACGTGCGCGCCGATGTTCGTGTGCCCTCGCGCATGCTCGCGGTCGGCAAGCGGGTGTTCCTGTACGGCGCGACTCAGAAGTTCACTCAGACCTATTCGGTCATCGTCTCCGACGACCTCGGCGCCAGCTGGCGCACTCCGGACGCCGCGCCCGCCAAGCTCGCAGAGAAGCAGGTTCTGCTCCCGAGCGAGTGAGTGCGCGACGGGCCGCTCGATCACTCGACGAGCCGAAAGATGTCCGCAAACGCGCCGAGCACGTGCTCGGGTGACTGCACCTGCCCAAATCCGTAGCGCGCGAATGCGAACGGAACCTGGTTGTTCTGCGCCGCCTCTTGATCCCCGGCGGTATCTCCCACGAATAGCGGAGCCGAAAGCTTGTTTCGGGCGATGACCGCGGCGAGGTTCTGGGTCTTGGTTTGGCCCGTGTTGCCCCAGCACTCGAAGTCCGAAATGCACGCCGCGACGTCGGCGACCTCGAGGAAGGTCTCGATGTAACCCCGCTGACAGTTGCTGACGATCATCAGGGGCAAGCGCGCGCTGAGCGCACGCAGCCCATCGACGACACCCTCGTACAGGTCGCCCCCTTGCTCGGCGATGACGAGGTTGTCCTCCTGCATCGTCTCGTGCGCGAGGAGCTCGCGCGTCTGGGCTGGGAGTCCAGCAAAGACGGCGTGAATGCACTGGTCATGCGGCCGGCCCGTGACTCGACGCACGTCATCGGCGACGATCTCCCGGAACACGATGGCGTGGCGACGCACGACGCGGTTCCACGCGACCGCGCAGCTCGCGCTCGTGTCCCACAGGGTTCCATCGAGGTCGAAGATCAGGGAGTCGGGTGGCATGGTGTCCTTGGGGTTTCTCTACTGGTTGCAGCTCAGCGTGCGACCGCCGCTGGCGTCCTTGCTGCAAGTCTCG
It contains:
- the ggt gene encoding gamma-glutamyltransferase — its product is MSARLLLLTALGVTTLACTPSPRGAPGEAAESAPPRAPLVAPSSAPVASASAAAPAPDERPTPPPVDPGPPPVLVPGGKKTTKSATGLVVSVDPEASRLGARVLEAGGNAVDAAVAVAFVLAVTHPSAGNLGGGGFMLIRPKAGPTTAIDFRETAPRELPRAAFQKMIAGGGIGPGSVGVPGTVRGLALAHERLGKLAWRQCVEPARRLAERGHRIRSREAQTIAWNWRALSRDAAARAEFGNAGKPRQEKDLWVRKQLATVLGRIAEHGAAGFYEGETARAIADTLAKAGGTLGTEDLAAYRAKLRPPLELSYRGLSVETMPPPSAGGVALLETLLMLERESAYKNPMGSAADAHLFLEASRRAQADRRYGVVDPDSIAPGVLARKLAGFRDVYSLLQRVPIDAEHATPTDKVRALPNGASEEPEHTTHFSVVDADGLAVSCTTTLSAGFGSKLVVPGTGVVLNNSVASFSNVGENQPVGGHRTVSSMAPTLVTRDGELLLVLGSPGGDTIPSTVAQVFRHLVDHGMPLDAAVDAGRLHHNFLPDEFRIERARPPAKSTLEALKRMGHSLSKKTLPMGDANNLAIVGGLAYGYADPREGGQAVAARKTSP
- a CDS encoding DUF4013 domain-containing protein produces the protein MPDSVPPDEELLGLAPLGVPDKLAPGPAEARPAKVSEALSFAFDDKLSLWVGGLWLLVPVVGWLAISGWASEAQHRLLANHPDPVPRLRLRDFLHYARRGRAAAFIELFGVGVLWAVGLLLLGILNASLLAAGLVAGSLVVPLAVLTASLLLVVAVLGLVTVVFNSLLTRAELGEKLADAVALGEAWRESRSLRKKTFTTYLLYVPVTLALLILGSMLCGLGVLPALVAIKLTGAHLRYQLYVERLARGGHALPSRPPAVLPSEQHMVRLLQLSKATGKR
- a CDS encoding DUF4013 domain-containing protein: MQPPWQPQVPNAVPAQFASPYPDEGDGVSAIRAVKAVFADPNLKNNLLLGIVFMVIPIVGPIALSGWMCECHQRLIRRHPNPLPKIDFSDFGEYIKRGLTVFLVSLIITMPVLLIAYVIMGAAGAAVYVSIAATGEPIVAILVGLVVGLFGLLGLFALNVVVNAAHTRAELTEDFSEALKLGKILSYSRITFGTVIVKNITFGFIAFGMVLIGILLCYLGLYPAIVVIQIAALHLRYQVYRDYLNRGGEEITLKAPQQLPSEARAPGY
- the moaB gene encoding molybdenum cofactor biosynthesis protein B translates to MSERAFEPLNLAVLTVSDTRTLETDTSGALVVSELGAAGHVIVERRIVPDDLSGLTAAFAAFIDDPNVDVVIATGGTGITARDVTPDALAPLVTKALPGFGELFRWLSYAEIGAATIQSRAEAALCKTTLVFMLPGSTGACRLALEKILVPQLDARTRPCNFAELMPRVRDPSL
- a CDS encoding glycosyltransferase family 4 protein, whose product is MSHERIVVVTTSFPAHAGDPSGHFVAAEVRRLVERGARVHVIAPGRERTIDGQLVIGIADGGAFGWPGALARLRERPARAIGVLGFVLGARRALAALPHDRVIAHFILPGAWPIGIGSSRPLEVVAHGSDVRLLGRLPRRLRARILSALLGRGAHFRAVSHELASLLRSFDPRVAKHLVVEPAAIDLSRVPERAEARRRLGLDDAPRWVVIAGRLIPDKRVAVAVSAAELIPDARVVVLGDGPELEGLRRSFPGVRFLGLVPRDLALTWIAAADVLLSASRAEGAPSVLREARALGVPVVATAVGDIARFAAEDADIWPVDPSS
- a CDS encoding DUF971 domain-containing protein gives rise to the protein MPTEPSLTPTAVKAPHGATVFEVSWADGETHRYPHRILRGFCPCAGCQGHGGAIHFVEGGNLELRDIGQVGNYALSLRWGDGHDGGIYSFRYLRQLGALLKEKGAEGLEALGELPRS
- the rpsU gene encoding 30S ribosomal protein S21; translation: MTNPSEAVQCRPLEVIVGDKGIERAIKHLKRKMAAEGILRELKRRRHYMKPSVKRRKKMSEAARRRRKRLRTDDRI
- a CDS encoding aminotransferase class I/II-fold pyridoxal phosphate-dependent enzyme yields the protein MAETRRGPSTLSVHAGEQRDASQALEAPLVLSSAFAFDSAEEAAGAFRGENDAYIYGRWGNPTVEQLEAKVAALEGGESAVATASGMAAVTGALLGTLRAGDQIVAPLAFYGESARLMRERLPAFGIETSFVQAGSVEAYVAATAPQTRVYYAETPANPTLGITDLEALAAAAHSRGITLIVDNTFATPYCQQPLRFGADLVVHSLTKALGGHGDAIGGVVVGSREKTEPVRDLIVKGLGGVLAPFNAFLISRGMRTLALRQERACRSAEILAERLTRHAAVERVFFPGLPDHPGHAVAARQMRAFGALLSFELRGGVAAGAALLDRVRLISHAVSLGDVRSLITHPASTTASTMPSELRARAGIGDGLVRLSVGIEDAEDLWADLVAAL
- a CDS encoding HAD family hydrolase, giving the protein MPPDSLIFDLDGTLWDTSASCAVAWNRVVRRHAIVFREIVADDVRRVTGRPHDQCIHAVFAGLPAQTRELLAHETMQEDNLVIAEQGGDLYEGVVDGLRALSARLPLMIVSNCQRGYIETFLEVADVAACISDFECWGNTGQTKTQNLAAVIARNKLSAPLFVGDTAGDQEAAQNNQVPFAFARYGFGQVQSPEHVLGAFADIFRLVE